In the Podospora pseudocomata strain CBS 415.72m chromosome 5, whole genome shotgun sequence genome, one interval contains:
- the SSN6_2 gene encoding glucose repression mediator protein (EggNog:ENOG50KOG1124; COG:O), whose product MPISWASSNKEGSRAIKLVGWTQNSDEVPGGLPVSGTIQNPGGPQLPLMQLAQELQHFLRVHISEPAEPVRDMDEALSRLAADSTDATANAFIGLHHFIAWEEDPERLGGPPEAKRCFQTAVSNTLNCRVQSNRIITNVLFMADPSVADYWYLLGRAHMTMNDYRGSYESLYQAVPRKPRAPEIWVTVGILYHNIEQYRDSLDAISRSVNRNPSLWLNWHNLGVLVRKFLKCVHKLFC is encoded by the exons ATGCCCATTTCCTGG GCATCGTCAAATAAGGAGGGCAGTCGTGCTATCAAGTTGGTAGGCTGGACGCAGAACTCTGACGAGGTCCCCGGTGGTTTACCAGTCAGTGGTACTATCCAAAATCCTGGGGGGCCGCAGCTACCCCTGATGCAACTTGCTCAAGAATTGCAGCACTTTCTTCGAGTCCACATCTCTGAACCGGCCGAACCTGTCCGCGACATGGATGAAGCTCTGTCTAGGCTAGCAGCGGATAGCACCGATGCGACTGCCAATGCTTTTATCGGTCTGCATCATTTTATTGCATGGGAGGAAGACCCAGAGCGCCTTGGAGGTCCCCCTGAAGCGAAACGTTGCTTCCAAACAGCT GTATCCAATACCTTAAATTGCCGTGTCCAGAGCAATAGGATTATCACTAATGTCTTATTTATGGCAGATCCCTCTGTTGCTGATTATTGGTACTTGTTAGGCAGGGCACACATGACCATGAATGATTATCGTGGAAGCTATGAGAGCCTATATCAAGCTGTTCCTCGCAAACCACGGGCCCCTGAAATCTGGGTAACTGTTGGAATATTATATCACAATATTGAGCAATATAGAGACTCCCTGGACGCTATTTCACGGTCGGTAAACCGCAACCCTTCTTTGTGGTTAAACTGGCATAACTTAGGAGTTCTGGTGCGTAAATTCCTCAAATGTGTTCACAAGCTTTTCTGCTGA
- a CDS encoding hypothetical protein (EggNog:ENOG503PCMY; COG:S), whose amino-acid sequence MLEAIGRNTLLLLHIANQMKRVVQAIEAIPRHVDVDVVRRDDVLGDTWGLPLQACRSWNSFGNMLQHVIFAGRPGLQRVINGQFVITLAASGMRIDDYN is encoded by the exons ATGCTGGAGGCAATTGGGCGGAATACGCTTTTACTACTTCACATCGCCAACCAAATGAAACGCGTCGTTCAAGCTATTGAGGCTATTCCGCGCCATGTTGACGTTGATGTCGTCCGCCGGGACGACGTTCTGGGCGACACATGGGGCTTGCCACTTCAAGCCTGCAGGTCATGGAAT TCCTTCGGCAACATGCTTCAGCACGTAATCTTTGCAGGGAGACCTGGGCTTCAACGAGTCATCAACGGTCAATTTGTTATCACCCTCGCGGCAAGTGGCATGAGAATTGATGATTATAACTGA
- a CDS encoding hypothetical protein (EggNog:ENOG503PE1I; COG:S), with protein MMVDNFWTDIRGSADGNRNDDLAKGAGGDYRYFSWSNNMDATHFVTDVALWRTGDAQHSPPDGWNSMTGDINKGRGGDYLYLVWRKKQYCGPKGF; from the exons ATGATGGTCGACAATTTCTGGACCGACATCCGCGGCAGCGCCGACGGCAACCGCAATGACGACCTTGCCAAGGGTGCCGGCGGTGACTACCGCTACTTCTCATGGTCCAACAATATGGATGCCACTCA CTTTGTTACCGATGTTGCTCTTTGGAGAACCGGTGACGCTCAGCACAGCCCCCCGGATGGCTGGAACAGCATGACGGGTGACATCAACAAGGGTCGTGGCGGCGACTATCTGTACCTGGTGTGGCGCAAGAAGCAGTACTGCGGACCCAAGGGTTTCTAG